A stretch of Noviherbaspirillum cavernae DNA encodes these proteins:
- a CDS encoding DDE-type integrase/transposase/recombinase, which produces MRALGAALKVAKHGERAALVDRAAADLSLSRASIFRKLRELGFDFARKQRADKGESGLMPAEAKTISAYLMAGTRANGKRIISIEQALADLRENGKIAAERIDSVTGDVSPLSPTTVTRKLREWGLHPDQLSRPAPHVELASLHPNHVWQIDASVCVLFYLPKRGLQVMSDKEFYKNKPQNFERIKNDRVIRYTCTDHTTGTIQVRYYTGAETGANLADFFIHCIQSKGNQQEPIHGVPFILMDDAGSANTSHLFNNLLDRLSVRHLTHAPGNPRAVGSVERAQNLVECHFESRLSIGQPVQTLDELNELAGIWARWFNGARQHSRHGHTRYGLWQTIRPEQLRIAPPREICQLLLSTRPQTRNVDDSLRISYALKGHPSRQYPVAHVPNVLVGEKLIVCINPYRMPAIHVIRKGEDGKEVLYECQPLEVNEYGYTEAAVVIGESYKALADTPADTARKDALKEAYGVTSQEEAEAKKRAKQRPFSNVDAVGYLRDSTIAAYAARKGTDMEVSSPRVEEKPWTVTKAAMEMVRRGLPMDAHRTALISEWYPAGVPESELDAIQERLSAPPHLRAVK; this is translated from the coding sequence TTGCGCGCGCTTGGCGCCGCGCTAAAGGTGGCCAAGCACGGCGAGCGCGCGGCCTTGGTGGACCGAGCGGCGGCCGACTTGTCGCTGTCGCGAGCGTCGATCTTTCGCAAGCTGCGAGAACTTGGTTTCGACTTCGCGCGCAAGCAGCGCGCCGACAAGGGCGAAAGTGGGTTGATGCCCGCCGAAGCAAAGACCATTTCCGCCTACCTGATGGCAGGAACGCGCGCCAATGGCAAGCGCATTATCAGCATCGAACAGGCGCTTGCCGATCTACGGGAAAACGGCAAGATCGCGGCCGAGCGTATCGACTCGGTTACAGGCGATGTGTCGCCGCTGTCGCCTACGACCGTTACGCGCAAGCTGCGCGAATGGGGACTGCACCCGGACCAGTTGAGCCGCCCGGCGCCGCACGTCGAATTGGCAAGCCTGCACCCGAATCACGTCTGGCAGATTGACGCTTCCGTTTGCGTGCTGTTCTACCTGCCGAAGCGCGGCCTGCAAGTGATGAGCGACAAAGAGTTCTACAAGAACAAGCCGCAGAACTTCGAGCGCATCAAGAATGATCGGGTTATCCGGTACACCTGCACCGATCACACAACCGGGACCATACAGGTTCGGTACTACACTGGCGCCGAAACCGGCGCCAATCTGGCAGACTTCTTCATCCATTGCATACAGTCAAAGGGAAACCAACAGGAACCGATTCACGGTGTGCCGTTCATCCTGATGGATGACGCAGGGAGTGCCAATACCAGCCACCTGTTCAATAACCTGCTTGATCGCTTGAGCGTGCGGCACTTGACGCATGCGCCGGGTAACCCGCGTGCAGTCGGTTCCGTTGAGCGCGCGCAGAATCTTGTCGAGTGTCATTTTGAAAGCCGCCTCAGCATCGGCCAGCCGGTGCAGACTTTGGACGAACTCAACGAACTGGCAGGAATATGGGCGCGTTGGTTCAACGGCGCCCGGCAGCATAGCCGCCATGGGCATACGCGATATGGCTTATGGCAAACCATTCGCCCGGAGCAGCTCCGCATAGCACCGCCGCGCGAGATATGCCAGTTACTGCTTTCTACCCGGCCGCAGACGCGCAACGTCGATGATAGCCTGCGTATCAGCTACGCGTTGAAGGGGCATCCGTCGCGGCAGTATCCAGTCGCCCATGTGCCCAATGTGTTGGTCGGCGAAAAGCTGATCGTCTGCATCAATCCCTACCGGATGCCGGCCATCCACGTCATCCGAAAAGGCGAAGACGGCAAAGAAGTGCTCTACGAATGCCAGCCGCTGGAAGTCAATGAATACGGCTATACGGAAGCGGCTGTCGTCATTGGCGAGAGCTACAAGGCATTGGCGGATACGCCGGCCGATACCGCGCGCAAGGATGCCCTCAAGGAGGCTTACGGCGTTACGTCCCAGGAGGAGGCCGAAGCAAAGAAGCGCGCGAAGCAGCGGCCATTTTCGAATGTGGACGCGGTGGGATACCTTCGGGATTCGACGATTGCCGCCTATGCGGCGCGCAAGGGCACGGATATGGAGGTAAGTAGCCCTCGCGTCGAGGAAAAGCCGTGGACAGTCACCAAGGCGGCAATGGAGATGGTAAGGCGCGGTTTGCCGATGGATGCGCATCGCACCGCCCTGATCTCGGAATGGTATCCGGCCGGCGTGCCCGAATCCGAGCTGGACGCCATACAGGAGAGATTGAGCGCACCGCCCCACTTGCGCGCCGTGAAGTAG
- a CDS encoding GntR family transcriptional regulator produces MATPVSITRDSSQTDRAILGIRDLVLRGEFKGGERLAEVELAERIGVSRTPIRAALQKLEEEGLLELAQPTGYIVRRFTETDLDDAIEVRGTIEALAARLAAERGTSRVVLGQMRECLAEIDAVLAEKMVDLEHLNRYAAANARFHQLMLEAAGSEIIERSLKRVVSLPFASPSAFVLAQSKIPDAFDLLKIAQAQHHDIVDAIGARAGARAEALVKEHARIARKNLELALLHADALDYVVGGSLIRRYADDGR; encoded by the coding sequence ATGGCCACCCCTGTTTCCATCACACGCGATTCCTCGCAAACCGACCGGGCTATTCTTGGCATTCGCGATCTGGTGTTGCGTGGCGAGTTCAAGGGGGGGGAGCGGTTGGCAGAGGTTGAGTTGGCGGAAAGGATTGGCGTGTCGCGTACGCCGATTCGCGCGGCCTTGCAAAAGCTGGAAGAGGAAGGTTTGCTTGAATTGGCGCAGCCTACCGGATACATCGTGCGGCGGTTCACCGAGACCGATCTCGATGACGCAATCGAGGTGCGCGGCACCATTGAGGCGCTTGCTGCGCGGTTGGCGGCTGAACGGGGAACCTCGCGTGTGGTGCTTGGCCAGATGCGCGAGTGCCTGGCGGAAATCGACGCCGTGCTTGCGGAAAAAATGGTCGATCTTGAGCACCTGAATCGTTATGCGGCGGCCAATGCGCGCTTTCACCAGCTGATGCTGGAAGCGGCGGGGAGTGAAATCATCGAGCGTTCCCTGAAGCGCGTGGTGTCCCTGCCTTTCGCATCGCCCAGTGCGTTTGTACTGGCGCAGTCGAAGATTCCCGATGCATTCGATTTGTTGAAGATCGCGCAGGCACAGCATCACGATATCGTCGATGCCATCGGTGCGCGTGCCGGGGCGCGCGCGGAGGCGCTGGTGAAGGAGCATGCGCGCATCGCGCGCAAGAATCTCGAATTGGCGTTGCTGCATGCAGATGCGCTCGATTATGTGGTCGGCGGTTCGCTGATTCGGCGTTATGCGGACGACGGGAGATAG
- a CDS encoding ABC transporter substrate-binding protein, with protein sequence MNNPVNTQRRTLIAAGVATLAGALPLRVFAADPVRVGLIVPMSGPFASTGKQIEAAVKTYQKQHGDTVAGRKVEILLKDDGGMSPEVTKRLAQELISRDKVQVLAGFGLTPLALAAAPVATQAKTPMIVMAAATSIIPQRSPFIVRTGFTLPQVTAPIAEWAVKQKIKSAVTLVSDYGPGLDAEKVFIKRFTDGGGKVLESIRVPLRNPDYAPFLQKVKDLKPEALFVFVPSGEGAAVLKQFTDRELADAGIRLICTGDVLDDDLMPSIGPAAVGVVSSHHYSAAHVSPENKAYVEAFMKGSGNMRPNFHSVGAYDGMHLLYEALKKTGGDPSGEKLLEAMKGMVWTSVRGPVSIDPATRDIVQNVYIRKAEVKGDGVYNVEFDKVEKFKDPGV encoded by the coding sequence ATGAACAATCCAGTCAACACACAGCGCCGCACACTGATCGCTGCCGGCGTCGCCACTCTGGCAGGGGCATTGCCGTTGCGCGTTTTCGCTGCCGATCCGGTCCGGGTCGGATTGATCGTGCCGATGTCGGGGCCGTTTGCTTCCACCGGCAAGCAGATCGAAGCCGCGGTCAAGACGTACCAGAAACAGCATGGCGACACCGTTGCGGGACGCAAGGTCGAGATTCTGCTCAAGGATGACGGCGGCATGTCGCCGGAAGTCACCAAGCGTCTTGCGCAGGAACTGATCTCGCGTGACAAGGTGCAGGTGCTGGCGGGATTCGGATTGACGCCGCTTGCGCTGGCCGCGGCACCGGTCGCGACGCAGGCGAAGACGCCGATGATCGTGATGGCTGCCGCGACCTCCATCATTCCGCAGCGCTCGCCGTTCATCGTGCGCACCGGCTTCACGCTGCCGCAGGTGACGGCACCGATCGCCGAGTGGGCCGTCAAGCAGAAGATCAAGAGCGCTGTCACCTTGGTCAGCGATTACGGTCCGGGTCTCGATGCGGAAAAGGTATTCATCAAACGCTTTACCGACGGTGGTGGCAAGGTGCTCGAGAGCATTCGCGTGCCGTTGCGCAATCCGGATTACGCCCCTTTCCTGCAGAAGGTCAAGGACCTCAAGCCGGAAGCCTTGTTCGTGTTTGTGCCGTCCGGCGAAGGCGCCGCCGTGCTGAAACAGTTCACCGATCGCGAGCTGGCGGACGCCGGCATCCGCCTGATCTGCACCGGCGATGTGCTGGATGATGATTTGATGCCGAGCATCGGCCCGGCCGCGGTCGGCGTCGTCAGCAGCCATCACTATTCCGCTGCCCATGTCTCGCCCGAGAACAAGGCGTATGTCGAAGCCTTCATGAAGGGCAGCGGCAACATGCGTCCGAACTTCCATTCGGTCGGCGCCTATGACGGCATGCACCTGCTGTACGAAGCGCTGAAGAAAACCGGCGGCGATCCGTCCGGCGAGAAGCTGCTCGAAGCGATGAAGGGCATGGTGTGGACCAGCGTGCGCGGTCCGGTCTCGATCGATCCGGCGACGCGCGACATCGTGCAGAACGTCTACATCCGCAAGGCCGAGGTCAAGGGCGATGGCGTGTACAACGTCGAGTTCGACAAGGTCGAGAAGTTCAAGGATCCGGGAGTCTGA
- a CDS encoding aromatic ring-hydroxylating oxygenase subunit alpha, whose protein sequence is MFPKNTWYVACTPDEIADKPLGRQICGEKIVFYRAGDGKVAALEDFCPHRGAPLSLGFVRDGDLVCGYHGLQMGCDGKTVAMPGQRVRGFPCIRSYAVEERYGFIWIWPGDKELADPALIHHLEWAVSPEWAYGGGLYHINCEYRLMIDNLMDLTHETYVHSTSIGQKEIDEAPVSTRTEGDTVITSRFMENISAPPFWAMALRANGLPDDQPVDRWQICHFTPPSHVLIEVGVALAGKGGYHAAPEFKASSIVVDFITPETDTSHWYFWGMARNFRPGDPELTVQIREGQGKIFGEDREMLERQQRNLLEHPQRKLLMLNIDAGGVQSRRVLDRLMMQEREAEQARQATRIA, encoded by the coding sequence ATGTTCCCGAAAAATACCTGGTACGTCGCCTGTACCCCCGATGAAATCGCCGACAAGCCGCTCGGCCGTCAGATCTGTGGCGAGAAGATCGTGTTCTATCGCGCCGGCGACGGCAAAGTTGCGGCGCTGGAGGATTTCTGTCCGCATCGCGGCGCGCCGCTGTCGCTGGGCTTCGTGCGCGACGGCGATCTGGTGTGCGGCTACCACGGTTTGCAGATGGGATGCGACGGCAAGACGGTCGCGATGCCGGGGCAGCGCGTGCGCGGCTTCCCGTGCATCCGCAGCTATGCGGTGGAGGAGCGTTACGGCTTCATCTGGATCTGGCCGGGCGACAAGGAGCTCGCCGATCCGGCCCTGATCCATCATCTCGAATGGGCGGTGAGCCCGGAATGGGCCTACGGCGGCGGGCTGTACCACATCAACTGCGAATATCGCCTGATGATCGACAACCTGATGGATTTGACGCATGAAACCTACGTGCATTCCACCAGCATCGGGCAAAAGGAAATCGACGAAGCGCCGGTATCGACCCGGACCGAAGGCGACACCGTGATCACCAGTCGCTTCATGGAAAACATCAGCGCGCCGCCATTCTGGGCGATGGCATTGCGCGCCAATGGCTTGCCGGACGACCAGCCGGTCGATCGCTGGCAGATCTGCCACTTCACACCGCCTTCGCATGTGCTGATCGAAGTCGGCGTCGCGCTGGCAGGCAAGGGCGGTTATCACGCCGCACCCGAGTTCAAGGCGTCGAGCATCGTGGTGGACTTCATCACGCCGGAAACCGATACCTCGCACTGGTACTTCTGGGGCATGGCGCGCAATTTCCGTCCGGGCGACCCGGAGCTGACGGTGCAGATCCGCGAAGGCCAGGGCAAGATCTTCGGCGAGGATCGCGAGATGCTCGAACGGCAGCAAAGGAATTTGCTCGAACACCCGCAGCGCAAGCTGCTGATGCTCAACATCGACGCCGGCGGCGTGCAGTCACGCCGTGTGCTGGACCGGCTGATGATGCAGGAGCGCGAAGCGGAACAGGCACGGCAGGCAACACGCATTGCCTGA
- a CDS encoding PDR/VanB family oxidoreductase — protein sequence MNTIDVKVVSKSREAEDIFSFELAAAGGAALPAFNAGAHIDVHVGGGVVRQYSLCNDAEEKHRYRIAVLRDPKSRGGSIAMHDRIHAGDVIRISAPRNHFPLQQAERSLLFAGGIGITPILCMAAQLARQGADFEMHYCTRSRERTAFLELMGASPYADRVHLHFDDGPPEQKLDLPAVLGTADAGKHLYVCGPTGFIDYVTGTARQSGWGKEQIHLEYFGAAQQGTSGDATFEVKIASTGQCFEVPADKTVFSVLDENGIAIPVSCEQGVCGTCITRVLDGVPDHRDLYFTDEEKAKNDQFTPCCSRARSRTLVLDL from the coding sequence ATGAATACGATAGACGTCAAGGTGGTGAGCAAGTCCAGGGAAGCGGAAGACATCTTCAGCTTCGAGTTGGCGGCGGCAGGCGGCGCGGCATTGCCTGCGTTTAACGCGGGTGCGCATATCGATGTCCATGTCGGCGGCGGCGTGGTGCGGCAGTATTCGCTGTGCAACGATGCGGAAGAGAAGCATCGCTATCGCATCGCCGTGCTGCGCGATCCGAAGTCGCGCGGCGGCTCGATCGCCATGCATGACCGCATCCATGCAGGCGATGTGATCAGGATCAGCGCGCCGAGGAATCATTTTCCGCTGCAGCAGGCCGAACGCAGTCTGCTGTTCGCCGGCGGCATCGGCATCACGCCGATCCTGTGCATGGCGGCGCAACTCGCGCGGCAGGGTGCGGATTTCGAGATGCACTACTGCACCCGCTCGCGCGAACGCACCGCGTTTCTCGAACTCATGGGCGCATCTCCCTATGCAGACCGTGTGCATCTTCATTTCGATGACGGACCGCCCGAACAGAAGCTCGATCTGCCGGCCGTGCTGGGTACTGCCGACGCCGGCAAGCACCTGTATGTCTGCGGGCCGACGGGTTTCATCGATTATGTGACCGGCACAGCCAGGCAGAGCGGCTGGGGCAAGGAGCAGATCCATCTCGAGTATTTCGGCGCGGCGCAGCAGGGCACGTCCGGAGACGCCACCTTCGAAGTGAAGATCGCCAGCACCGGCCAGTGCTTTGAAGTGCCTGCCGACAAGACCGTGTTCAGCGTGCTTGACGAAAACGGCATCGCGATCCCGGTGTCATGCGAGCAGGGCGTGTGCGGCACCTGCATCACGCGCGTGCTGGACGGCGTGCCCGATCACCGGGACCTGTATTTCACCGACGAGGAGAAGGCGAAGAACGACCAGTTCACGCCGTGCTGTTCGCGGGCGAGGAGCAGGACGCTGGTGCTGGATCTTTGA
- a CDS encoding response regulator: MDEISNLTVMFIEPSTNVRTSLHNIFTQCGITRISHVMRASTAIAMLQKESFDIILCEFDLSEGQDGQQLLEDLRQHRLLPLTTLFLMVTGERSQSKVISTVELAPTEYLLKPFTAGALLQRVGRALEKRAAFIPAYRAMEHGDLQEAILCCERGESISPAYALDFRFLRADLHLRQGQPAQAESIYGQLAETRAVEWAHLGLAKAWCMQNRLGEAEELLTRLLRENGKLWDAYDYLARVLEAGGRLPEAKQVLMNAVALSPHTVRRLRKLGRLALETGDIDTALAAFQDVIGKVRHSRFRDPEDYVHLVQALLGKGNVHQAAAIVRELGKSLSDFKKTEACGAISSALIHEFKSETESALEQLAAAVDACSGNAGLSNEVKMVLAQSCLNNGMEDSAATVMLDVMNNAADDAAMAKAVALLERAGCKDLSDSLAQKSRQQVADLAAACEDRLGQGDYRGAVELVTHAAHKMSDNPDVVHSAAVTVLTCIDRTGWDDELGTQAHRLVENARRLNPAHPRLESLSNLYRATLKKYSIPFEHMSGKSRMRA, translated from the coding sequence ATGGACGAAATTAGCAACCTGACTGTCATGTTCATCGAGCCCAGCACGAATGTGCGGACCAGCCTGCACAACATCTTCACGCAATGCGGGATCACACGCATCAGCCATGTGATGCGGGCCAGCACCGCCATCGCCATGCTGCAGAAAGAATCCTTCGACATCATCCTGTGCGAATTCGATTTGTCCGAAGGGCAGGACGGTCAGCAACTTCTGGAAGACCTGCGCCAGCATCGCCTGCTTCCCCTGACGACCCTGTTCCTGATGGTCACCGGCGAACGCAGCCAGAGCAAGGTGATCAGCACGGTGGAACTGGCGCCGACCGAATACCTGCTCAAGCCGTTTACCGCCGGGGCCTTGCTGCAGCGGGTGGGCCGCGCGCTGGAAAAGCGGGCGGCCTTCATCCCGGCGTACCGGGCGATGGAGCACGGCGACCTGCAGGAAGCGATCCTGTGCTGCGAGCGGGGTGAATCGATCTCGCCGGCATATGCGCTCGACTTCCGGTTTCTGCGCGCCGACCTGCACCTGCGCCAGGGACAGCCGGCACAAGCCGAATCCATCTACGGTCAACTGGCCGAAACGCGGGCTGTCGAGTGGGCGCATCTTGGCCTGGCCAAGGCATGGTGCATGCAGAACCGTCTCGGCGAAGCCGAGGAACTCCTGACCAGGCTGTTGCGGGAAAACGGCAAGCTGTGGGATGCCTATGACTATCTGGCCAGGGTACTCGAGGCAGGCGGACGCCTGCCGGAGGCAAAACAGGTGTTGATGAATGCGGTCGCACTGTCGCCGCACACGGTGCGACGCCTGCGCAAGCTCGGCCGGCTGGCGCTGGAAACCGGCGACATCGACACCGCGCTGGCGGCGTTTCAGGACGTGATCGGCAAGGTGCGCCACTCCCGCTTCCGCGACCCGGAAGACTATGTTCATCTGGTGCAGGCCCTGCTTGGAAAAGGCAACGTGCATCAGGCCGCTGCAATCGTGCGCGAGCTCGGAAAATCCCTGAGCGACTTCAAGAAGACCGAGGCTTGCGGCGCCATTTCCTCCGCCTTGATCCATGAATTCAAAAGCGAAACCGAGAGCGCATTGGAACAGCTTGCCGCCGCGGTCGACGCGTGCAGCGGCAATGCCGGCTTGTCGAACGAGGTGAAAATGGTGCTGGCGCAAAGCTGCCTGAACAACGGCATGGAAGACAGCGCGGCAACGGTCATGCTCGACGTGATGAACAATGCCGCGGACGATGCGGCCATGGCCAAAGCCGTCGCATTGCTGGAGCGGGCCGGTTGCAAGGATCTGAGCGACAGTCTGGCGCAGAAAAGCCGGCAGCAGGTGGCCGATCTGGCCGCGGCCTGCGAAGACAGGCTCGGGCAGGGCGATTATCGCGGCGCGGTCGAACTCGTGACGCACGCCGCGCACAAGATGTCGGACAATCCCGACGTGGTGCACAGTGCCGCCGTCACTGTGCTGACATGCATCGACCGCACCGGATGGGACGACGAACTGGGGACGCAGGCGCACCGGCTTGTCGAAAACGCGCGCCGCCTGAACCCGGCCCATCCGCGTCTGGAATCCTTGTCGAACCTGTATCGCGCGACGCTGAAGAAATACAGCATCCCGTTCGAGCACATGAGCGGGAAATCCCGCATGCGCGCATAG
- a CDS encoding PAS domain S-box protein, which produces MASTFAEPPHACVPEDVRSGDELACMLVRRGSVDHCNRKLATIFGYEREELSGLHLTALFPRSANGNAAWQTPSTGYSPTHLRNLLAVHKDGTAFWVRAELQPLNDAAHDDRVIWRIEDITERMLDEYIKSQGHGQTIMRHIMLPMNAVPEPGC; this is translated from the coding sequence ATGGCAAGCACATTCGCAGAACCGCCGCACGCATGCGTGCCGGAAGACGTCCGTTCCGGCGATGAGCTCGCATGCATGCTGGTGCGCCGCGGCAGCGTGGACCACTGCAACCGGAAACTCGCGACCATCTTCGGTTACGAACGCGAGGAGCTGAGCGGCCTGCACCTGACGGCGCTCTTCCCCCGCAGTGCGAATGGCAACGCCGCATGGCAGACGCCATCGACGGGATATTCCCCGACACATCTGCGCAACCTGCTGGCCGTTCACAAGGACGGCACAGCATTCTGGGTGCGCGCCGAACTTCAGCCCTTGAACGACGCGGCGCACGATGACCGGGTCATCTGGCGCATCGAAGACATCACCGAGCGCATGCTGGACGAATACATCAAATCGCAGGGTCACGGCCAAACCATCATGCGGCACATCATGCTCCCGATGAACGCGGTGCCTGAGCCGGGATGCTAA